A genome region from Anastrepha ludens isolate Willacy chromosome 3, idAnaLude1.1, whole genome shotgun sequence includes the following:
- the LOC128858955 gene encoding probable citrate synthase, mitochondrial: protein MSIYRISTRKLPEAQKLNGLLVRFISADSSLRDVLAAKIPAEQERVKNFRKQYGATKMGETTIDMMYGGMRGIKGLVCETSVLDADEGIRFRGLSIPECQKVLPKAEGGDEPLPEGLFWLLLTGEVPTKGQVKQLSKEWAERAALPQHVVTMLNNMPTTLHPMSQLACAVTALNHDSKYAKAYSEGVHKSKYWEYVYEDSMDLIAKLPVVAATIYCNTYRGGKGSKSVDSSQDWSANFVKMLGYDNPKFTELMRLYLTIHSDHEGGNVSAHTVHLVGSALSDPYLSFAAGMNGLAGPLHGLANQEVLVWLRKLQKELGANPSEDQLKDYVWKTLKSGQVVPGYGHAVLRKTDPRYTCQREFALKHLPDDDLFQLVSKIYKIVPPILTETGKVKNPWPNVDAHSGVLLQYYGMKEMNYYTVLFGVSRALGVLASLIWDRALGLPIERPKSLSTDMLMKMVQK from the exons aaaTTGAATGGCCTTCTGGTTCGCTTCATCTCGGCCGATTCGAGCTTGCGTGATGTGCTCGCTGCTAAAATTCCAGCTGAACAGGAGCGTGTAAAGAATTTCAGGAAGCAATATGGTGCCACCAAAATGGGTGAAACCACCATCGATATG ATGTATGGTGGTATGCGTGGCATCAAGGGTCTCGTTTGCGAAACCTCTGTATTGGACGCCGATGAAGGTATCCGTTTCCGTGGTCTCTCCATTCCCGAATGCCAAAAGGTACTGCCCAAGGCCGAAGGCGGTGATGAACCATTACCTGAAGGTCTCTTCTGGTTGTTGCTTACTGGCGAAGTGCCAACCAAAGGACAAGTGAAACAACTGTCCAAGGAATGGGCCGAACGCGCTGCACTGCCACAACACGTTGTCACCATGTTGAACAACATGCCCACCACTTTGCATCCAATGTCGCAATTAGCGTGCGCCGTCACCGCACTGAATCATGACAGCAAATACGCCAAGGCTTATTCAGAG GGAGTTCACAAGAGCAAGTACTGGGAATATGTGTACGAGGACAGCATGGACTTGATTGCCAAACTGCCCGTAGTCGCCGCGACCATCTACTGCAATACTTACCGTGGAGGCAAAGGTTCCAAATCGGTTGACTCCAGCCAAGATTGGTCGGCCAACTTCGTCAAGATGTTGGGCTATGACAACCCCAAATTCACCGAGTTGATGCGTCTCTACCTGACCATTCACAGTGATCACGAGGGTGGCAATGTTTCTGCACACACTGTGCACTTGGTTGGCTCCGCATTGAGCGATCCCTACTTGTCGTTCGCCGCCGGCATGAATGGTTTGGCTGGTCCATTGCACGGTTTGGCCAATCAGGAAGTGTTGGTGTGGCTGCGCAAATTGCAAAAGGAATTGGGCGCCAACCCATCAGAGGATCAATTGAAGGACTACGTCTGGAAGACATTGAAATCAGGACAG gttGTGCCCGGCTACGGCCATGCTGTGCTCCGCAAAACTGATCCACGCTACACCTGCCAACGCGAGTTCGCGCTCAAGCACCTGCCCGACGATGATCTCTTCCAACTGGTGTCGAAGATCTACAAAATCGTGCCACCAATCCTAACCGAAACCGGCAAGGTCAAGAACCCCTGGCCCAATGTGGATGCTCACTCTGGTGTGCTGCTCCAATACTACGGCATGAAGGAGATGAACTACTACACCGTGTTGTTCGGCGTTTCACGCGCACTCGGCGTGTTGGCTTCATTGATCTGGGATCGTGCGTTGGGTCTGCCCATCGAGAGACCGAAATCCTTGTCGACCGATATGTTGATGAAAATGGTACAGAAGTAA